The following is a genomic window from Pseudomonadota bacterium.
CTTACCTGACCCGCTGAGGCCGGTGAACCAGATGGTAAAGCCTTGCTTGCTGCGCGGAGGATTGCCCTGCGCCAGCACGCTCGCCACCGCAGGCCGCGTGAACCAGGCTGGAAGCGCGCGGCCCTTCGCGAGGTAGTCCTCCCTAACCTGCGTGCCGCTGATACCGGCGGTCTCCGTGCCCTTCGGCACTTCGTCGAGCGGAACGTACCTGTCCTGCTTTGGCGCATACACGACCATCTGAAACGGTACCATGCTCACGCCAAGCTCGGCCTCGTGCTTGCGCAGCAGCTCTTGGGCATCGTAGGGGCCGTAAAAGGGTCTCCCCTGCGAATCGTTGCCGGGACCGGCGTGATCGCGTCCTACGATGAAGTGAGTGGCCCCGTAGTTGCGGCGCACGATCGCATGCAGTAAGGCTTCGCGGGGGCCTCCCATGCGCATGGCCAGCGGCAACAGCGCCAGCACCACCTCGTCGGCCTCGTAGTAATTGTCGACGAGCGCCTTGTAGCAGCGCACGCGGGTGTAGTGGTCGACGTCGCCGTGCTTGGTGACGCCGACCACGGGATGCAACAACAGCCCGCCCTCGATCTGACGCGCGGCGCGACGCGTCAGCTCTTCGTGCGCACGGTGGATCGGGTTGCGCGTCTGGAAGGCCACGATGCGCTTCCACCCGCGCGCCGCCAGCTCTCGTCGCAGTTGTCGTGGCGTCAAACGCAGGTCGGGGAAATCGTAGTACTCGGGCCGGCCAAAAACCTTCAGGGGGCCCGACACGTACCGTTCGCCCTGCGCGCGCAAGGCGCTGACGCCGGGGTGCTTGCGGTCGCTGGTCCCAAAAACCTGCTGCGCTTCCCGTTCCGCGTCGTACTCGAACACCTCCCGCACATCCATGATCGCGAGCGTGTCGCCCCAGGGAGCGTCGAGCGCGAGCTCCTGCCCAGGCTCGATTCCGCTGCTGGCGGCCACGGAGAGCATGACTGGCAGGGGCCACAGTACACCGTTCTTGAGCCTGCTCTCGGCCACAACGCGTTCGTAGTCCTCCCTGCCGAGAAAGGTCCGCAGCGGTGAGAACCCGCCATTGACCAGAAGCTCCAGATCGCACAACGCACGGTCCGAAAGGGTTACCCTGCGGCACTCGCGGGCTCGTCGGGCCAGCTCCCTGGCCTCTTGCGAAGAAACCAGCAAGTCCACAAGTTCACCGCCATACGGGGTCTGAATCTCGGCCACATTTGCTCCTTTGCTCACGCGGCGCCTGCAAGCCGTCACGATCTCGTGCCCAACACAAGACCAGAAAACTGTAGGCCCGGACGGGGAAGCAGCCCGCTGCTTCGCCTGGGGCAACGACGCCTCGCCTTGCTTAGCTAAACAATGCCCAGGTTTCAATGCCCGCGCGCCATGGCGGGTCCTAACCACAAGACCGTGCAGAAGTAGAGAGGATTCCTCAATGATTCCTTGGGCCGGATAGCTGGGCGGCGATCCAAAGCTGGGCTGGGGGTCCCATGGTGGAACCGGCGCGGAGGTCGAAACCGAGGCCGACACCGAGCTCGCGCTGCGCAGCTCAGATACCGTGCACCGTTGCAATCGCCATAGCCGTTCGCACAGGTTCGCACAGGTCGCGACTTGACAGAGCAACATAGCCGGCGGTGGTCGGAACCGGTGGGATGGATGAGCTGTTCTCCCGCGGGCCCTAAGGGCCTGGCGAGTCCACGAAGCGGTGCATCAGCTCACGCTGCGAATGGACGTTCAGCTTGCGGTAGATCGCCTTGATGTGGTTTCTCACGGTGTGAGGGCTGACAAAATGGGTCTTGGCGATGTCCTTGACGCTCTTTCCGGCCACCAGCTCGCGCAGGATTTCGGTTTCGCGCCGCGAAAGACTCGAACGTTCTTGCTCCGGTAGGCACGAGAGCATGTCGCCGCTCTTCGAGCCCGGCGCGGGGGGCGAGCCCGGCACCCCGGCGAGCGCGTCGTCCGGCCGGAGGGCTGCCTGCTGGGCGATCCGTGCCGCCTCGAGAAACTGACTCGTGGCTCTGTTCCGAGCCCGCTGTCGCATCGCCTCGCGCAGCGCCCCTTTCAGCTCGTCGCCATGGCAGGGCTTGAGCAGGTAGCGAAGGACTTCGCCATCGTTGATTGCTGCCAGTGCGCTATCCAACTCCGCCTGACCGGTAAGTACGATGCGCACCGTATCGGGATACAGGTGGCGGACACGAGTCAAAAGCTCGCTGCCCTTCATGCCGGGCATCCGCTCGTCGGACACGATCACGTCGACGGCGTATTGCGCCAGCAGCTCGAGAGCGCCATGACCCGAGGTCGCC
Proteins encoded in this region:
- a CDS encoding response regulator; the protein is MSGTVLLVDDEPHVIEGLAAALRSEPYAVLGATSGHGALELLAQYAVDVIVSDERMPGMKGSELLTRVRHLYPDTVRIVLTGQAELDSALAAINDGEVLRYLLKPCHGDELKGALREAMRQRARNRATSQFLEAARIAQQAALRPDDALAGVPGSPPAPGSKSGDMLSCLPEQERSSLSRRETEILRELVAGKSVKDIAKTHFVSPHTVRNHIKAIYRKLNVHSQRELMHRFVDSPGP
- a CDS encoding bifunctional sulfate adenylyltransferase/adenylylsulfate kinase, giving the protein MSKGANVAEIQTPYGGELVDLLVSSQEARELARRARECRRVTLSDRALCDLELLVNGGFSPLRTFLGREDYERVVAESRLKNGVLWPLPVMLSVAASSGIEPGQELALDAPWGDTLAIMDVREVFEYDAEREAQQVFGTSDRKHPGVSALRAQGERYVSGPLKVFGRPEYYDFPDLRLTPRQLRRELAARGWKRIVAFQTRNPIHRAHEELTRRAARQIEGGLLLHPVVGVTKHGDVDHYTRVRCYKALVDNYYEADEVVLALLPLAMRMGGPREALLHAIVRRNYGATHFIVGRDHAGPGNDSQGRPFYGPYDAQELLRKHEAELGVSMVPFQMVVYAPKQDRYVPLDEVPKGTETAGISGTQVREDYLAKGRALPAWFTRPAVASVLAQGNPPRSKQGFTIWFTGLSGSGKSTLTRALEQRLLAIGRDVTVLDGDEIRTHLSKGLGFTKEDRDTNIRRVGYVASQVTRHGGAVITACISPYRAVRDENRELIGNFVEVFVDAPLHVCEQRDVKGLYKKARAGEIKEFTGVSDPYEPPVDPEVVVSTHQETVGESCDKIVAQLASLGYLQEPA